A single Phoenix dactylifera cultivar Barhee BC4 chromosome 1, palm_55x_up_171113_PBpolish2nd_filt_p, whole genome shotgun sequence DNA region contains:
- the LOC103706109 gene encoding uncharacterized protein LOC103706109 isoform X2, protein MDVLALNPKSGGPVWGAATKRLDKGLLAVRRSAGWRVLGRDEEVIGFGGGLEIRVSARRAGRASSLRYRSLVVKATGKKKNHDNSSSSRNNEPSIPEGDGSEGIHPLHDKSKSNESAHKSHRTLSDWRDFRAKLVHDEQVQLVDPDALTEDTASDVPSERLGLKWAHPLSMPETGCLLVATEKLDGVSSFERTVVLLLRLGTRDPREGPFGVILNRPLNKKIKHMKPSNPDLATTFADCSLHFGGPLDASMFLLKTCGNSSVPGFEQVVPDIYFGARNSLDEAAGLVKKGAIRPQDFRFFVGYAGWQFDQLQEEIESDYWVVAACSSQLIRSALADSSSNLWQEILQLMGGQYSELSRKPKQDGS, encoded by the exons ATGGATGTCTTGGCTCTCAATCCCAAGAGCGGAGGCCCCGTCTGGGGGGCGGCGACGAAGAGGCTGGACAAGGGGCTGCTGGCCGTGAGGCGGAGCGCCGGATGGAGGGTCCTCGGTAGAGACGAGGAGGTCATCGGCTTCGGCGGAGGTCTCGAGATCAGGGTTTCGGCGAGGAGGGCGGGGAGGGCTTCTTCCTTGAGGTACCGGTCTCTTGTGGTGAAGGCTACGGGCAAGAAGAAAAACCATGATAACTCCTCTTCTTCCA GAAACAACGAGCCATCAATTCCTGAGGGAGATGGCTCTGAAGGAATTCATCCATTACATGACAAATCAAAATCCAATGAGTCCGCCCACAAGTCCCATCGTACATTGTCTGATTGGCGAGATTTCAGAGCAAAACTTGTGCATGACGAGCAG GTGCAATTGGTAGATCCTGATGCTCTTACAGAGGACACAGCCTCAGATGTGCCATCTGAGCGGCTTGGTCTAAAATGGGCCCACCCCCTCTCCATGCCAGAAACTGGGTGCTTGTTAGTTGCAACTGAGAAGCTCGATGGGGTAAGCAGTTTTGAAAGAACTGTTGTGCTACTCCTCAGATTAGGAACCAGAGACCCAAGAGAGGGCCCATTTGGAGTGATTCTCAACCGCCCTCTCAACAAAAAGATCAAGCATATGAAGCCATCCAATCCTGACCTCGCAACCACCTTTGCGGATTGCTCACTTCACTTTGGGGGCCCTCTCGATGCTAGTATGTTTTTACTGAAGACCTGTGGTAATTCGTCAGTTCCAGGCTTTGAACAGGTGGTTCCAGACATTTATTTTGGTGCCAGGAACAGCTTAGATGAAGCTGCAGGACTTGTCAAGAAAGGGGCCATTAGGCCCCAGGATTTCAGATTCTTTGTCGGATATGCTGGGTGGCAGTTTGATCAACTGCAAGAGGAGATTGAATCGGATTATTGGGTCGTTGCTGCATGCAGCTCACAATTGATTAGAAGCGCACTAGCAGATTCTTCATCCAATCTGTGGCAGGAGATTTTGCAGCTGATGGGGGGGCAGTATTCAGAATTGAGCAGGAAGCCAAAGCAAGATGGCTCTTGA
- the LOC103706109 gene encoding uncharacterized protein LOC103706109 isoform X1: MDVLALNPKSGGPVWGAATKRLDKGLLAVRRSAGWRVLGRDEEVIGFGGGLEIRVSARRAGRASSLRYRSLVVKATGKKKNHDNSSSSSKGNNEPSIPEGDGSEGIHPLHDKSKSNESAHKSHRTLSDWRDFRAKLVHDEQVQLVDPDALTEDTASDVPSERLGLKWAHPLSMPETGCLLVATEKLDGVSSFERTVVLLLRLGTRDPREGPFGVILNRPLNKKIKHMKPSNPDLATTFADCSLHFGGPLDASMFLLKTCGNSSVPGFEQVVPDIYFGARNSLDEAAGLVKKGAIRPQDFRFFVGYAGWQFDQLQEEIESDYWVVAACSSQLIRSALADSSSNLWQEILQLMGGQYSELSRKPKQDGS; this comes from the exons ATGGATGTCTTGGCTCTCAATCCCAAGAGCGGAGGCCCCGTCTGGGGGGCGGCGACGAAGAGGCTGGACAAGGGGCTGCTGGCCGTGAGGCGGAGCGCCGGATGGAGGGTCCTCGGTAGAGACGAGGAGGTCATCGGCTTCGGCGGAGGTCTCGAGATCAGGGTTTCGGCGAGGAGGGCGGGGAGGGCTTCTTCCTTGAGGTACCGGTCTCTTGTGGTGAAGGCTACGGGCAAGAAGAAAAACCATGATAACTCCTCTTCTTCCAGTAAAG GAAACAACGAGCCATCAATTCCTGAGGGAGATGGCTCTGAAGGAATTCATCCATTACATGACAAATCAAAATCCAATGAGTCCGCCCACAAGTCCCATCGTACATTGTCTGATTGGCGAGATTTCAGAGCAAAACTTGTGCATGACGAGCAG GTGCAATTGGTAGATCCTGATGCTCTTACAGAGGACACAGCCTCAGATGTGCCATCTGAGCGGCTTGGTCTAAAATGGGCCCACCCCCTCTCCATGCCAGAAACTGGGTGCTTGTTAGTTGCAACTGAGAAGCTCGATGGGGTAAGCAGTTTTGAAAGAACTGTTGTGCTACTCCTCAGATTAGGAACCAGAGACCCAAGAGAGGGCCCATTTGGAGTGATTCTCAACCGCCCTCTCAACAAAAAGATCAAGCATATGAAGCCATCCAATCCTGACCTCGCAACCACCTTTGCGGATTGCTCACTTCACTTTGGGGGCCCTCTCGATGCTAGTATGTTTTTACTGAAGACCTGTGGTAATTCGTCAGTTCCAGGCTTTGAACAGGTGGTTCCAGACATTTATTTTGGTGCCAGGAACAGCTTAGATGAAGCTGCAGGACTTGTCAAGAAAGGGGCCATTAGGCCCCAGGATTTCAGATTCTTTGTCGGATATGCTGGGTGGCAGTTTGATCAACTGCAAGAGGAGATTGAATCGGATTATTGGGTCGTTGCTGCATGCAGCTCACAATTGATTAGAAGCGCACTAGCAGATTCTTCATCCAATCTGTGGCAGGAGATTTTGCAGCTGATGGGGGGGCAGTATTCAGAATTGAGCAGGAAGCCAAAGCAAGATGGCTCTTGA